Genomic DNA from Phyllostomus discolor isolate MPI-MPIP mPhyDis1 chromosome 12, mPhyDis1.pri.v3, whole genome shotgun sequence:
GAGTGAGTGGAATCCTCTTTTTTACTCCCTAAATGCACCCCCACACACCTCACTCTCTATTCCACTCTGAGGGGAGCTTAAACAGGGCAGTCAGTGGATGCCCTGTAGGGCGGGCTGACCCCAGTCGGGAAGCATGGGGTTGCTTATTAATCTTCTGTCCCACCTACTCAtctctgctgcctcctccccttctccaggctgctgctcctgctgccccgCGGGCTGCGCCAAGTGCGCCCAGGGCTGTGTCTGCAAAGGAGCGTCGGACAAGTGCAGCTGCTGTGCGTGATGTTGGGGGGAGCCTGCTCCCCGCTGTAAATAGAGCAACGTGTACaaacctgcattttttttgtaCAACCCCGCCCCATTTGCTACATtcccccccatttttttttcctatgaaatacatgaataataataaaagtcgTTGGCTTTactctgcctctgttttccttGGCGTGCCCAccagggctggggtgcagggtggatggGAAGTGCAGGGACATGGGCTCTGGACTGAAGCTTTACTTCAGGGGGTATTATTCCACCACGGGCTTAAGGCGAGCCGGTCCATAGCAGTGAGCAGCTCTAAGGGCACTGGGAAGGGAGTACAGACACGTCTCGACCCAGAATTCTCATCCCCTGGTTTCCCTGCCCAACCTCAGTGCCTCATTGGAGTGGAGGCTGGAAAGTAACTAAAGGGGGTGGAAAGCAGCTCTCGACTTGCTTGGCTCCGGCGTGGGCTTAAAAACCCCCCTGTAGTGAAGGATaaattcttttcttccccctATTCATCCCAGGCCTTCATCTTGGTAAATAGTAATTACTAggaaatgacttaaaaaaaaacaatacgaAGCCCACATCTTTAGACTCAACACACAATTCCgatatataaagaataaacaataagATGTGAGATTTTAAAGCACAGCACGTGGCTCGTCGGAAGTGTGCACTGAGCCCTGGGAACTTCCTGAAGGCCCCCCGATGTGCGGACCGGAAGCCCCTGGAGCAACGCTGCCCCCGAGGCCCCCATGGGGGACCACCATGCTTGGCTTGCCCAGGGTCATGGATGGGACACCTGCTACCCACCCCCAAGAGCTTGCTGTTTGAACTCGGTTCTGAATTTTCCCATGTCCCTCCCCTGGGCCGGCTGAAACCTGGCCCTCCTCCAAAATCCAGCTGTTGGCTGTTTGAAAGCAGCAAAGTGCCTGCAGGTTTGGAGGGAACTGCCCTGGCTTTTCTCAGTGACAGGGAGTGTGCCTGGGAGTTGGCTCCAGAGCAAGGCCTTGCCGTCAGCCATACGGTGAGGTCAGGCTCTGCAGCTTGGAGGGGGGAGTGACTTGTAGTTAATGACAGTGGTTAgtccccccgccgccgccgccaccgccaccaccgGCTGTTTGTGGAGGGAGTTGCTGTTTGATGTAACATCAAAGAGAAAGACAAGCCACGTGCACCGGGAGTCAGGACCATGCTCGCCCACAAGGCTCCGTGTGAAGTGGGGACCACAGAAGCCAGCCCGTGCCAAGGGCGTGGGTTTTGGTGTCACGCCTCATGGTTCACAGCCACACGTGGTCAGGCCCGGACGAATCGCTGAAACTCTCCGAGCCTCCGTTTCACCATCTGCAGAACGGAGACTGTATCTCGGAGTGAGGAACAAATGATAGTGCCCGGCCTGGGGGTTCATGCACAGCGGCCGTTAGGGTCCCTGCGTCCACAGGGATGTTCGTGGGAAGAGAATCCCTTCTAGCCCCTGGGTTTAGAAGCCTTGCTCTGGGTGGGACGTAAGGGCAGGGTTACAGATTTGCTGAGCTGGTGCGCACACACTGTAGATGCCCGCCTATATGAGCTCCCCGGGACAAGACACTGCCGCAGCATTTGGACAGACATAAAAGCCTTTCCCACCCTGCATGTCGTGTCATCCACACAGGAGGCAGCGAGACGGAGAAAGTGCAAGTGCTGACGTGGCTGCGTCATTTTCTAGAGCAGTTCAGCCGCCTGCCCCAAAATAACACAGCCCAGAAGTCGCAGGTCCGAGCCTGTCCTGCAGGTGGCTGCACCAGCTGGCCACGGCTAGCTGGTCGTGATGTCACTGGACGCTAAGTTCTGCATCTCACAGGGACGACTCGAAGGGACTTTTGAGAAGAGCCAATGGTGCCCCTGGCTCGAGAGACGGGACATGGATGCCCAGAGGTGTCGCAGCTACGCAGATGGCCAGCTGGCACATTCTCGCCACAAATGCCTCTGAGCCAGGTTTCGGCGTCCTGGTCTTCCacgggagggcagggggagggcggcgggcggcggcatGAGGCTGCTGTCAGCCTGCGGGAGCGCCTGTCCCACCTGTGTCACCCAGACCCGTGTGACACACCCTCCATGTAGCTAGGTGTCCTCCGCTGTAAAGGGGCCAATGAAACCACGGGGGTCATAAGAGGGAGtgaattggaacctaatcaacaacaacaata
This window encodes:
- the LOC114488279 gene encoding metallothionein-2A, whose product is MDPNCPCATGGSCTCAGSCKCKDCKCTSCKKSCCSCCPAGCAKCAQGCVCKGASDKCSCCA